A single window of Deinococcus sp. KSM4-11 DNA harbors:
- the acs gene encoding acetate--CoA ligase, with protein MPAQPTDHIDAMLHESRVIPASADFTAHARVNREEYERLYRQSIDDPDTFWADVAADLDWMTPWTQVLDWQEPHATWFAGAQTNIAYNALDRNVARGLGDKRAIVWEGEDGEVRTYTYAQLLAEVKKAANALTSVGVQPGDRVTLYLPMIPEAAIAMLACARIGAVHSVVFGGFSVSALSGRINDAQSKVLITADGGLRRGSLVPLKANADQAAKDAPGLETVIVVNRGNSNPPMQQGRDVWWHDLLAQASEEHDALPVDSEHPLFVLYTSGSTGKPKGVLHTTGGYMVGTYLTTRTVFDLRDDDIYWCTADIGWVTGHSYIVYGPLLNGATVLMYEGAPNQPDWGRFWDIVQKHRVSILYTAPTAIRAIMRQGDEYPMKYDLSSLRLLGSVGEPINPEAWMWYYRVIGGERCPVVDTWWQTETGSIMLTTLPGAFPSKPGSAGLPMFGVDAAIMTRGGEELGPDDGGLLVIKKPWPSMLRTVYGDDARYQQAYWGEIPHVYFAGDGARRDQDGYYTVMGRVDDVLNVSGHRLGTMEIESALVAHPSVAEAAVVGKPDDVKGESVVAFVLPQGGHTIDPTVLRAHVSKEIGALARPDAIIIGDALPKTRSGKIMRRFLRQIAAGKAIEGDTSTLEDPSVLERLAATESV; from the coding sequence ATGCCCGCACAGCCAACCGACCACATTGACGCCATGCTGCACGAGAGCCGCGTGATCCCGGCCAGCGCTGATTTCACTGCCCACGCCCGCGTGAACCGTGAGGAGTACGAGCGCCTGTATCGCCAGAGCATCGACGATCCCGACACCTTCTGGGCGGATGTGGCCGCGGATCTGGACTGGATGACGCCCTGGACGCAGGTGCTCGACTGGCAGGAGCCGCACGCGACATGGTTCGCGGGCGCGCAGACGAACATCGCGTACAACGCCCTGGATCGCAACGTGGCACGCGGCTTGGGCGACAAGCGCGCCATCGTGTGGGAAGGCGAGGACGGCGAGGTTCGCACCTACACCTACGCGCAACTGCTGGCCGAGGTGAAGAAGGCCGCGAATGCCCTGACCAGCGTGGGCGTGCAGCCCGGCGACCGCGTGACCCTGTACCTCCCCATGATCCCGGAGGCCGCGATCGCCATGCTCGCATGCGCCCGGATCGGCGCGGTGCATTCCGTGGTGTTCGGGGGCTTCAGCGTGTCCGCGCTGTCCGGCCGCATCAACGACGCGCAGAGCAAGGTGCTGATCACCGCCGACGGCGGCCTGCGGCGTGGGAGTCTGGTGCCCCTCAAGGCCAATGCCGACCAGGCCGCCAAGGACGCGCCGGGTCTGGAAACCGTCATCGTCGTGAACCGTGGGAACAGCAATCCGCCCATGCAGCAGGGCCGCGACGTGTGGTGGCATGATCTGCTCGCCCAGGCCAGCGAGGAGCACGACGCGCTCCCCGTCGACAGCGAGCATCCGCTGTTCGTCCTGTACACCTCGGGCAGCACCGGCAAACCCAAAGGGGTGCTGCACACCACCGGCGGGTACATGGTGGGCACGTACCTGACCACCCGCACAGTGTTTGACCTGCGGGACGACGACATCTACTGGTGCACGGCTGACATCGGCTGGGTGACCGGGCACAGTTACATCGTCTACGGGCCGCTGTTGAACGGCGCGACCGTCCTGATGTACGAGGGTGCGCCCAACCAGCCCGACTGGGGCCGCTTCTGGGACATCGTGCAGAAGCACAGGGTCAGCATCCTGTACACCGCGCCCACCGCCATCCGCGCGATCATGCGTCAGGGCGACGAGTACCCGATGAAGTACGACCTGAGCTCGCTGCGGCTGCTCGGCTCGGTCGGCGAGCCCATCAACCCGGAGGCGTGGATGTGGTACTACCGCGTGATCGGCGGGGAACGCTGCCCGGTCGTGGATACGTGGTGGCAGACCGAGACGGGTTCGATCATGCTGACCACCCTGCCCGGCGCGTTCCCCAGCAAGCCCGGCAGCGCGGGGCTGCCGATGTTCGGCGTGGACGCCGCGATCATGACCCGTGGGGGAGAGGAACTCGGCCCCGACGACGGCGGCCTGCTGGTCATCAAGAAACCCTGGCCCAGCATGTTGCGCACCGTGTACGGCGACGACGCCCGCTACCAACAGGCGTACTGGGGCGAGATCCCGCACGTGTATTTCGCCGGCGACGGGGCCCGCCGCGACCAGGACGGCTACTACACCGTGATGGGCCGGGTGGACGACGTGCTGAACGTGTCTGGCCACCGCCTGGGCACCATGGAGATCGAGTCCGCGCTGGTCGCCCATCCTTCGGTCGCCGAGGCCGCCGTGGTCGGCAAGCCCGACGATGTGAAGGGCGAGAGCGTCGTAGCCTTCGTGCTGCCCCAGGGTGGCCATACCATCGACCCCACGGTGCTGCGCGCCCATGTCAGCAAGGAGATCGGCGCGCTGGCCCGGCCGGACGCCATCATCATCGGGGACGCGCTGCCCAAGACCCGCTCGGGCAAGATCATGCGCCGCTTCCTGCGGCAGATCGCCGCCGGGAAGGCCATCGAGGGCGACACCAGTACCCTGGAAGACCCCAGCGTGCTCGAACGGCTGGCGGCGACCGAGTCCGTCTGA
- a CDS encoding response regulator, giving the protein MTVRQTAHLPLHILLVEDNQDDAFLTQEAFLTLEPTPQFTVCADGVEAMEYLHGRVQAGQSLPDIILMDLNMPRMDGFGLLEHLKHDPALRPVPVLVFSTSNSRSDIRRSYENYANSYICKPRLFSEYETVVQAVRSFWMQTASLPT; this is encoded by the coding sequence ATGACTGTTCGCCAGACTGCGCACCTGCCCCTGCATATCCTGCTGGTTGAGGACAACCAGGATGACGCTTTCCTCACGCAGGAAGCCTTCCTGACCCTGGAGCCGACCCCGCAGTTCACGGTCTGTGCCGACGGCGTGGAGGCCATGGAGTACCTGCACGGGCGGGTGCAGGCGGGCCAGTCCCTGCCGGACATCATCCTGATGGATCTGAACATGCCGCGGATGGACGGCTTCGGGCTGCTGGAACACCTCAAGCACGACCCGGCGCTGCGGCCGGTGCCGGTGCTGGTGTTCAGCACCAGCAATTCCCGCAGCGATATCCGCCGCTCGTACGAGAACTATGCGAACAGCTACATCTGTAAGCCGCGCCTGTTCAGCGAGTACGAGACCGTGGTGCAGGCCGTCCGCAGTTTCTGGATGCAGACCGCCAGCCTGCCCACCTGA
- a CDS encoding SIMPL domain-containing protein (The SIMPL domain is named for its presence in mouse protein SIMPL (signalling molecule that associates with mouse pelle-like kinase). Bacterial member BP26, from Brucella, was shown to assemble into a channel-like structure, while YggE from E. coli has been associated with resistance to oxidative stress.), whose translation MGLLRVTVQEHGEVTATGVRLHLSVEAETFVIGNAALNGARELRELVTSLRTAGVTDADLHVHGVRIAGAGGVLGRQQKATYTLAVRSTPVQLPEVLGAVAAHRHAQLSRLDWDFEAFEASLPLAAQAMQRARRKADVIAAAAGHRVVGVHSASDSWQMPSTTIDLRSDAPMALMSRSRATPLDVGVEYSATQPLDVELTVDFTLE comes from the coding sequence ATGGGACTGCTGCGCGTCACGGTACAGGAACATGGAGAGGTCACGGCGACGGGCGTGCGCCTGCACCTGAGTGTGGAGGCCGAGACGTTCGTGATCGGCAACGCCGCGCTGAACGGCGCGCGGGAGCTGCGGGAGCTGGTGACGTCCCTGCGCACCGCTGGCGTCACGGACGCCGATCTGCACGTTCATGGCGTGCGGATCGCGGGGGCGGGCGGCGTGCTGGGTCGCCAGCAGAAGGCCACCTACACCCTGGCCGTCCGCAGCACGCCGGTTCAGCTCCCAGAGGTGTTGGGGGCCGTGGCGGCGCACCGGCACGCCCAGCTCTCCCGGCTGGACTGGGACTTCGAGGCCTTCGAGGCGAGCCTGCCGCTGGCCGCTCAGGCCATGCAGCGTGCCCGGCGTAAGGCCGACGTGATCGCCGCCGCCGCCGGACACCGCGTGGTGGGCGTGCACAGCGCCAGCGATTCGTGGCAGATGCCGAGCACGACCATCGACCTGCGCAGCGACGCGCCCATGGCCCTGATGTCCCGGTCGCGGGCGACCCCGCTGGACGTGGGCGTGGAGTACAGCGCCACCCAGCCGCTGGACGTCGAGTTGACGGTAGATTTCACGCTGGAGTGA
- a CDS encoding aminotransferase class I/II-fold pyridoxal phosphate-dependent enzyme: protein MWASKRATGVPGSVFSLMDQAMGRARTAGKQVIDLSIGSSDLHPPEIVLEALREATRDPATYRYPMVSDTRPLRVAASAYLSRRFGVDANPDGEVVPLIGAQEGLAHLLLAVTDPGDTLLLPDPCYPPYLGAAAVAGLNVVTLPLHADQDFLPDLDAVPQSVRPRVLLLNYPNNPTSAVADSAFFERAAQWCRERGVLLVHDNPYAELTFGGYLAPSALQAGLDGVVELHSLSKTHHMGGFRVGFAAGDAGALGALARVKGAVDFHPYLGIQRAATVALGLPDAVGRVGAATFEARRDALVPALRDLGWAVTRPQASMFAWARVPGLNDSVAFALRVAEQTGVAISPGRAFGAQGEGFVRFALVQPPEVLTAAAQALADVAVPHLASAT from the coding sequence ATGTGGGCTTCCAAGCGGGCAACGGGCGTGCCGGGCAGCGTGTTCTCGCTGATGGATCAGGCCATGGGCCGGGCGCGAACTGCCGGGAAGCAGGTCATCGACCTGAGCATCGGCAGCAGCGATCTGCACCCTCCGGAGATCGTGCTGGAGGCGCTGCGCGAGGCGACGCGCGATCCGGCCACCTACCGCTACCCGATGGTGAGCGATACCCGGCCCCTGCGGGTTGCGGCCTCGGCATACCTGTCGCGCCGCTTTGGGGTGGATGCAAATCCCGATGGCGAGGTCGTGCCGCTGATCGGCGCGCAGGAGGGGCTCGCGCACCTGCTGCTGGCCGTGACGGATCCCGGCGACACGCTGCTGCTGCCCGACCCGTGTTACCCCCCGTACCTGGGCGCGGCGGCGGTCGCGGGCCTGAACGTGGTCACACTCCCGCTGCACGCCGACCAGGACTTCCTGCCGGATCTGGACGCCGTGCCGCAGAGCGTCCGGCCCCGCGTGCTGCTGCTGAATTACCCGAACAACCCGACCTCGGCGGTCGCGGATTCAGCGTTCTTCGAGCGGGCGGCCCAATGGTGCCGGGAGCGGGGCGTCCTGCTGGTGCATGACAACCCCTACGCGGAGCTGACCTTCGGCGGGTACCTCGCCCCCAGTGCGCTTCAGGCAGGACTGGACGGCGTCGTGGAGCTGCACTCGCTGAGCAAGACACACCATATGGGCGGCTTCCGGGTAGGCTTCGCGGCGGGCGATGCGGGCGCGCTGGGGGCGCTGGCCCGCGTGAAGGGCGCGGTGGACTTCCACCCGTACCTGGGTATCCAGCGCGCGGCGACCGTGGCGCTGGGGTTGCCGGACGCGGTCGGCCGGGTCGGCGCGGCCACCTTCGAGGCCCGGCGGGACGCGCTGGTGCCGGCCCTGCGTGACCTGGGCTGGGCCGTGACGCGGCCTCAGGCGAGCATGTTCGCGTGGGCACGTGTGCCGGGCCTGAACGATTCCGTGGCCTTCGCGCTCCGCGTGGCGGAACAGACGGGCGTGGCGATCAGTCCGGGCCGGGCCTTCGGCGCGCAGGGCGAGGGCTTCGTGCGCTTCGCATTGGTGCAGCCGCCGGAGGTGCTGACGGCGGCGGCGCAGGCCCTGGCGGACGTGGCCGTGCCGCACCTGGCATCTGCGACCTGA
- a CDS encoding N-acetylglucosamine-6-phosphate deacetylase has translation MPAPTPTTRLTGQLVLGDQLIPGRIDFTETITTVTPLPAAPADALILPGFIDAHVHGGNGADTMDGPDGIRTLAQFHARHGTTTLLPTTITNAWENVLNALHAVSDVMRGGVDGGPDIPGAHLEGPFISPDRLGAQPPFTVLPTPELIGQVLDIGVVRAVTIAPELPGALDAALALGGAGVRIGIGHTRADAATVTAFLIALHAQGIRTCSTHLFNAMGGIEGRDPGVPGALLADPHAFHEVILDLLHVHPTSFRLARAAAPERVTLVTDAMRAAGLGDGDSELGGQRVIVRGGEARLPGGSLAGSLLTMDMALRNAVTSGVPLPEASRLLSGVPAASLNLTDRGSLKVGQRADVVVLNADFDVESVYVGGRHIPGAGA, from the coding sequence ATGCCCGCACCCACGCCCACCACCCGCCTGACCGGCCAGCTTGTCCTCGGGGATCAGCTGATTCCCGGCCGGATCGACTTCACGGAGACCATCACCACCGTCACCCCGCTGCCCGCCGCTCCGGCCGATGCGCTGATCCTGCCGGGGTTCATCGACGCCCACGTGCATGGCGGAAACGGCGCCGACACCATGGACGGCCCGGACGGCATCAGGACACTGGCGCAGTTCCACGCCCGGCACGGTACGACCACGCTGCTGCCCACCACCATCACCAACGCCTGGGAGAACGTCCTCAATGCCCTGCACGCCGTGAGCGACGTTATGCGCGGCGGAGTGGACGGCGGCCCGGATATCCCCGGAGCCCACCTGGAAGGCCCCTTCATCAGCCCGGATCGGCTGGGGGCACAGCCACCCTTCACCGTGCTGCCCACGCCGGAGCTCATCGGGCAGGTGCTGGACATCGGCGTCGTGCGGGCCGTGACCATCGCGCCGGAACTGCCGGGGGCACTTGACGCTGCCCTGGCGCTGGGCGGGGCGGGCGTGCGCATCGGGATTGGGCATACCCGCGCCGACGCCGCGACCGTCACGGCCTTCCTGATCGCCCTGCACGCGCAGGGCATCCGCACCTGCTCCACGCACCTGTTCAACGCCATGGGCGGGATCGAGGGCCGCGATCCCGGCGTGCCCGGCGCGCTGCTGGCCGACCCGCACGCGTTCCACGAGGTGATCCTCGACCTGCTGCACGTCCATCCCACGTCGTTCCGGCTGGCCCGCGCCGCCGCCCCGGAACGCGTGACGCTGGTCACGGACGCCATGCGCGCGGCTGGCCTGGGCGACGGCGACAGCGAGCTCGGTGGGCAGCGCGTCATCGTGCGGGGCGGCGAGGCGCGGCTCCCCGGTGGTTCCCTGGCCGGCAGCCTGCTCACCATGGACATGGCCCTGCGCAATGCCGTGACCAGCGGTGTACCCCTGCCCGAAGCCAGCCGCCTGCTCAGCGGGGTTCCGGCGGCGTCCCTGAACCTCACGGATCGCGGGTCGTTGAAGGTTGGGCAGCGGGCCGATGTGGTCGTGCTGAACGCCGATTTCGATGTGGAATCCGTGTACGTGGGCGGTCGTCACATCCCCGGAGCGGGCGCATGA
- a CDS encoding SIS domain-containing protein produces MTADSLMLLEAREAPQVIARQLVENAGVCAALGAAIRERPPAYAVTVARGSSDHACTVLKYALETELRLPVASLGPSVLTLYGARLDLRGALLIAVSQSGASPDVVENVRAARESGALTVALVNVEDSDLAHTAEFVLPLRCGEERAVAATKSYLASLGAFLPVIAALTDDASLTAGLAGLPDAMTRALALEPQASALAERYRFAENLLVLARGLHFGVAQEAALKLKETSGIHAEAYSAAEFAHGPRRLLAEGLPLLGFAPTDAAQEACRTAYADLRAAGADLRTLGPALDSTLTTPATGHALTDTLPSALTFYLFAAHLAQHRGLNPDAPPGLSKVTRTR; encoded by the coding sequence ATGACGGCCGATTCCCTGATGCTCCTCGAAGCCCGCGAGGCTCCGCAGGTGATCGCCCGGCAGCTCGTGGAGAACGCCGGAGTCTGCGCGGCCCTCGGCGCCGCCATCCGTGAGCGGCCGCCCGCCTACGCGGTCACGGTCGCGCGGGGCAGCAGCGATCATGCCTGCACGGTGCTGAAGTACGCGCTCGAGACGGAACTGCGCCTGCCGGTGGCCAGCCTCGGCCCCAGCGTCCTCACCCTGTACGGCGCGCGGCTCGACCTGCGCGGCGCCCTGCTGATCGCCGTCTCCCAGAGCGGGGCCAGCCCCGACGTGGTCGAGAACGTCCGCGCCGCCCGTGAGAGCGGAGCCCTGACGGTCGCTCTGGTGAACGTGGAGGACAGCGACCTGGCTCATACGGCCGAGTTCGTGCTGCCCCTGCGCTGCGGGGAGGAACGCGCGGTGGCCGCCACCAAGAGCTACCTCGCCAGCCTGGGGGCCTTCCTGCCAGTGATCGCCGCCCTGACCGACGACGCCTCCCTGACAGCCGGTCTGGCCGGACTGCCGGACGCCATGACCCGCGCACTTGCCTTGGAACCCCAGGCGAGCGCCCTCGCGGAACGCTACCGGTTCGCGGAGAACCTGCTGGTGCTCGCGCGCGGCCTGCACTTCGGGGTGGCGCAGGAGGCAGCCCTGAAACTCAAGGAAACCAGCGGCATCCACGCTGAAGCGTACTCCGCCGCCGAATTCGCGCACGGCCCCCGCCGCCTGCTGGCCGAGGGCCTGCCCCTGCTGGGGTTCGCTCCCACCGACGCCGCGCAGGAGGCCTGCCGGACGGCCTACGCCGATCTCCGTGCGGCCGGAGCCGACCTGCGCACCCTCGGCCCCGCCCTGGACAGCACCCTGACCACCCCAGCTACCGGCCACGCCCTGACGGACACGCTGCCCAGCGCCCTGACCTTCTACCTGTTCGCCGCGCACCTCGCCCAGCACCGCGGACTGAATCCGGACGCGCCTCCGGGTCTGAGCAAGGTCACCCGCACCCGCTGA
- a CDS encoding DUF2721 domain-containing protein — MADPSLQVLTSMITPAVLISGAGTLLMSTSTRVGRATDRVRQLTARFKVLVSETGRLEPLAREEKQMIMRQLPRLARRSQLLTRAMTAMYIAVALLVLTSILIGAGSLSHLDFGLLPVLMAILGAGSLAFAALTLSFEMRLSARTTKEEMGFLVGLGQHYAGLYADREEA, encoded by the coding sequence ATGGCCGATCCCAGCCTGCAAGTCCTCACCTCGATGATCACGCCTGCCGTGCTCATCTCCGGGGCCGGCACCCTGCTCATGAGCACCAGTACCCGGGTGGGCCGCGCCACAGACCGCGTCCGGCAACTCACCGCGCGTTTCAAGGTGCTCGTCAGCGAGACCGGCCGTCTGGAACCCCTCGCCCGTGAGGAAAAACAGATGATCATGCGCCAGCTTCCCCGCCTGGCCCGGCGCAGCCAACTCCTCACCCGCGCCATGACGGCCATGTACATCGCCGTGGCCCTGCTCGTCCTGACCAGCATCCTGATCGGCGCGGGCAGTCTGAGTCACCTGGACTTCGGCCTGCTGCCGGTGCTGATGGCCATTCTGGGGGCCGGCTCGCTGGCCTTCGCCGCCCTGACCCTCAGCTTCGAGATGCGCCTCAGCGCCCGCACCACCAAGGAAGAGATGGGCTTCCTGGTGGGCCTGGGCCAGCATTACGCCGGACTGTACGCCGACCGGGAGGAAGCGTAG